A genomic window from Pecten maximus chromosome 6, xPecMax1.1, whole genome shotgun sequence includes:
- the LOC117328697 gene encoding microsomal glutathione S-transferase 2-like → MSTVISVENVALLGVVTLAGGYQLGSFAKRVGRKRYQVKLAYPAVTGHPDFELIYRAQQNCLEFYPIFMSAFWTSGLFFNSVPTFLVGVVYLYARERYFTGYSKSAEGRMPGFRWSVRCLMALWGMGIAGLGHTLLKQYAGIDVYGQYLQQYLKF, encoded by the exons ATGAGCACTGTCATTAGCGTGGAGAATGTCGCTTTACTCGGGGTAGTTACACTGGCAGGAGGGTATCAACTTG GAAGTTTCGCCAAGCGAGTTGGGAGGAAGAGGTACCAGGTGAAACTAGCCTACCCCGCTGTTACTGGTCATCCTGACTTTGAGTTGATCTACAGAGCCCA acAGAACTGTTTAGAATTCTACCCAATCTTTATGTCAGCGTTCTGGACATCTGGCTTGTTTTTCAATTCAG taCCTACCTTTCTGGTCGGGGTTGTTTACCTCTACGCACGTGAGCGATACTTCACTGGCTACTCTAAAAGTGCAGAAGGAAG aATGCCAGGGTTCCGGTGGAGCGTCCGATGCCTGATGGCCCTCTGGGGTATGGGGATAGCTGGACTGGGCCACACCCTACTGAAGCAGTATGCCGGGATCGATGTGTACGGGCAGTATCTACAACAATACCTGAAGTTTTAA